A single Cellulomonas sp. SLBN-39 DNA region contains:
- a CDS encoding RDD family protein: MTQGGAAAVLEEVAPVEDGRASYATWGQRVLATVLDGAVLSGVTWLALGPDAAPPTWWPGLPPSTAVDLPLAWTSSPWVWLLLAVYVLLQGLTGQTPGRRLVGIAVVDRVTGTPAGLLRTLVRPVVHLLDAILLVGYARPLWDGRRRTFADQVLGTLVVPAVPAGRGPLGGRAVTAVATVVCVLGLGASFTSSQAGGSAQTLRVACAPVDGAPVTPVGGLTWSGEITRDVTWGYERRLFWTRHERTDAGPLTVRWWPLAEAGTPQVTAAATLRAPGIADERQAEQVGDGAGEVAVELPVPADVEDGTVVVTSEVVEAGQVVAACSQVVDLDGSRDVPEDATRVP, translated from the coding sequence ATGACGCAGGGGGGTGCGGCAGCGGTCCTCGAGGAGGTCGCGCCGGTGGAGGATGGACGGGCGTCGTACGCGACGTGGGGCCAGCGCGTGCTTGCTACGGTCCTGGACGGCGCCGTGCTGTCCGGCGTGACGTGGTTGGCCCTCGGGCCCGACGCGGCCCCGCCGACGTGGTGGCCCGGGCTGCCGCCGTCGACCGCGGTCGACCTGCCCCTGGCCTGGACGTCCTCGCCCTGGGTGTGGCTGCTCCTGGCCGTCTACGTGCTGCTGCAGGGCCTGACGGGGCAGACGCCCGGGCGGCGGCTCGTCGGCATCGCCGTGGTGGACCGCGTCACGGGCACGCCCGCGGGCCTGCTGCGCACGCTCGTGCGCCCGGTGGTGCACCTGCTCGACGCGATCCTGCTGGTCGGCTATGCGCGCCCGCTGTGGGACGGCCGGCGGCGCACGTTCGCCGACCAGGTCCTCGGCACGCTCGTCGTGCCTGCGGTACCGGCGGGGCGCGGTCCCCTCGGCGGACGCGCCGTGACCGCCGTCGCGACGGTCGTCTGCGTGCTGGGGCTGGGGGCGTCGTTCACGTCGTCGCAGGCCGGCGGGTCGGCGCAGACGTTGCGGGTCGCGTGCGCACCGGTGGACGGGGCCCCGGTGACGCCGGTCGGCGGGCTGACCTGGTCGGGCGAGATCACGCGCGATGTCACCTGGGGCTACGAGCGGCGGCTCTTCTGGACGCGGCACGAGCGGACGGATGCCGGCCCGTTGACGGTCCGCTGGTGGCCGCTCGCCGAGGCGGGCACGCCCCAGGTCACGGCGGCCGCGACGCTGCGCGCGCCCGGCATCGCGGACGAGCGCCAGGCCGAGCAGGTGGGCGACGGCGCAGGCGAGGTGGCGGTCGAGCTGCCCGTGCCTGCCGACGTGGAGGACGGCACCGTGGTCGTCACCTCGGAGGTCGTCGAGGCCGGGCAGGTCGTGGCGGCCTGCTCCCAGGTCGTCGACCTCGACGGGTCGCGGGACGTGCCGGAGGACGCGACGCGCGTGCCGTGA
- a CDS encoding ABC transporter ATP-binding protein, whose translation MTTTTGAGAAQAPAPARVEPPATASAVRTQGLAKRFRTGQVAVDGVDLDVPRGAVYGFLGPNGSGKTTTIRMLLGLVRPTAGQVHLLDEPMPAAGGRVLPRVGALVEGPAFQPYLSGRANLARVDAADATVDPRTSRRRADEALERVGLLAAADKRYRQYSLGMKQRLGLAAALLRPRDLLVLDEPTNGLDPQGTREVRTLVRELAESGTTVLVSSHLLAEIEQVCTHVGIMGRGRLLLQGPRSVLAERRTARVVVRTLPEHLDAARTVLVRVGLVDVRTEPGAQVAELTAALLPAPVPAGTSAPGPQDVAAALVRADVPLLGLDVRHPSLEEVFVELTGEGFDVAR comes from the coding sequence ATGACGACGACCACCGGGGCGGGCGCCGCGCAGGCGCCCGCCCCGGCGCGCGTCGAGCCTCCTGCCACGGCCAGCGCCGTGCGCACGCAGGGGCTGGCCAAGCGGTTCCGCACCGGGCAGGTCGCGGTCGACGGTGTCGACCTGGACGTGCCCCGCGGTGCCGTGTACGGGTTCCTCGGGCCCAACGGCTCGGGGAAGACCACGACGATCCGCATGCTGCTGGGGCTCGTGCGGCCCACCGCGGGACAGGTGCACCTGCTCGACGAGCCGATGCCCGCGGCCGGCGGCCGCGTGCTGCCCCGGGTGGGCGCGCTCGTCGAGGGTCCGGCGTTCCAGCCGTACCTCAGCGGCCGCGCGAACCTCGCCCGCGTGGACGCCGCCGACGCGACCGTCGACCCGCGCACGTCCCGGCGCCGCGCCGACGAGGCCCTCGAGCGCGTCGGCCTGCTCGCGGCCGCCGACAAGCGGTACCGGCAGTACTCCCTCGGCATGAAGCAGCGCCTCGGGCTGGCCGCGGCGCTGCTGCGGCCCCGCGACCTGCTCGTGCTCGACGAGCCGACGAACGGGCTCGACCCCCAGGGCACCCGCGAGGTCCGCACGCTCGTGCGCGAGCTCGCGGAGTCCGGCACCACCGTCCTGGTCTCGTCGCACCTGCTGGCCGAGATCGAGCAGGTCTGCACCCACGTGGGCATCATGGGCCGCGGGCGTCTGCTGCTGCAGGGCCCCCGGTCCGTCCTGGCCGAGCGCCGCACCGCACGCGTCGTGGTCCGCACCCTGCCCGAGCACCTGGACGCGGCCCGCACCGTGCTCGTCCGGGTCGGGCTCGTGGACGTCCGCACCGAGCCGGGGGCGCAGGTCGCCGAGCTCACCGCCGCCCTGCTGCCCGCCCCCGTCCCGGCCGGCACCTCGGCGCCCGGCCCGCAGGACGTCGCCGCGGCCCTCGTGCGCGCCGACGTGCCGCTGCTGGGGCTCGACGTGCGCCACCCGTCGCTGGAAGAGGTCTTCGTGGAGCTGACCGGGGAGGGCTTCGATGTCGCCCGCTGA
- the pyk gene encoding pyruvate kinase: MRRAKIVCTIGPATESPEQVQALVDAGMDVARLNRSHGDTEVHKRVYDNVRAAAKASGRSVAVLVDLQGPKIRLGRFVEGKHDLAVGDVLTITTDDVEGTKDRVSTTFKGLPGDVSPGDPILIDDGKVLVRVTAVEGNDVVTRVEVPGPVSNNKGLNLPGVAVSVPAMSDKDEEDLRWALNVGADLIALSFVRSAADYDDVRRIMEEEGRVVPVIAKIEKPQAVENLSEIVQAFDGIMVARGDLGVELPLEQVPLVQKRAVELARRNAKPVIVATQVLESMITSPRPTRAEASDCANAVLDGADAVMLSGETSVGDFPIEAVRTMARIIESTEELGRERIAPLGSVPSTRGGAITRAAAEIGETLGVKYLVTFTQSGDSARRMSRLRSSIPLLAFTPVEAVRSRLSLSWGVQTYQVPEVESTDVMVSQVDQTLRANGLAEVGDYVIVVAGTPVGQIGSTNTVVVHKIGDEEVVRTRIA, encoded by the coding sequence ATGCGTAGAGCCAAGATCGTCTGCACCATCGGTCCGGCCACCGAGTCGCCGGAGCAGGTCCAGGCCCTCGTCGACGCGGGGATGGACGTCGCCCGTCTGAACCGCAGCCACGGTGACACCGAGGTGCACAAGCGCGTGTACGACAACGTGCGTGCCGCTGCCAAGGCCTCGGGTCGTTCCGTCGCCGTCCTCGTCGACCTCCAGGGCCCCAAGATCCGCCTCGGGCGGTTCGTCGAGGGCAAGCACGACCTCGCGGTCGGCGACGTCCTGACCATCACGACCGACGACGTCGAGGGGACCAAGGACCGCGTCTCCACGACGTTCAAGGGCCTGCCGGGTGACGTGAGCCCCGGCGACCCCATCCTCATCGACGACGGCAAGGTCCTCGTGCGGGTCACCGCCGTCGAGGGCAACGACGTCGTCACCCGCGTCGAGGTGCCGGGCCCCGTCTCGAACAACAAGGGCCTGAACCTGCCGGGCGTGGCCGTGTCGGTCCCCGCGATGAGCGACAAGGACGAGGAGGACCTGCGCTGGGCCCTCAACGTCGGCGCGGACCTCATCGCGCTGTCCTTCGTGCGCAGCGCGGCGGACTACGACGACGTGCGCCGGATCATGGAGGAGGAGGGCCGGGTCGTCCCGGTCATCGCCAAGATCGAGAAGCCGCAGGCCGTCGAGAACCTCTCGGAGATCGTCCAGGCGTTCGACGGCATCATGGTCGCCCGTGGCGACCTGGGCGTCGAGCTGCCGCTGGAGCAGGTCCCGCTGGTGCAGAAGCGCGCGGTCGAGCTGGCGCGTCGCAACGCCAAGCCCGTCATCGTGGCCACGCAGGTGCTCGAGTCGATGATCACGAGCCCCCGCCCCACGCGCGCCGAGGCGTCGGACTGCGCGAACGCGGTCCTCGACGGTGCGGACGCGGTCATGCTCTCGGGCGAGACCAGCGTCGGCGACTTCCCCATCGAGGCCGTGCGCACGATGGCGCGGATCATCGAGAGCACCGAGGAGCTGGGCCGCGAGCGCATCGCGCCCCTCGGCTCGGTCCCCTCGACGCGCGGCGGTGCCATCACCCGCGCCGCCGCCGAGATCGGCGAGACGCTCGGTGTGAAGTACCTCGTGACGTTCACGCAGTCGGGCGACTCGGCGCGGCGCATGTCGCGTCTGCGCTCGTCGATCCCGCTGCTGGCGTTCACGCCGGTCGAGGCCGTCCGCAGCCGGCTCTCGCTGTCCTGGGGCGTGCAGACGTACCAGGTGCCCGAGGTCGAGAGCACGGACGTCATGGTCAGCCAGGTCGACCAGACGCTGCGCGCCAACGGCCTGGCGGAGGTCGGTGACTACGTGATCGTGGTCGCCGGCACGCCGGTGGGTCAGATCGGCTCGACGAACACGGTCGTCGTGCACAAGATCGGCGACGAGGAGGTCGTGCGCACGCGCATCGCGTGA
- a CDS encoding glutamate synthase subunit beta, with protein MADPRGFLKVRERELPPNRPVEVRLRDWKDVHAHLQEGQPYLKEQAGRCMDCGIPFCHNGCPLGNLIPEWNDLVWRGQWSDAIDRLHATNNFPEFTGRICPAPCESSCVLGINQPPVTIKNVEVSIIDEAFDRGLVTPQVPQRLTGHTVAVVGSGPAGLAAAQQLTRAGHTVAVYERDDEIGGLLRYGVPDFKLEKVHIDRRLEQMRAEGTRFRPGVAVGTDVTWVQLQARYDAIVVATGATVPRALRVPGADLAGVHPAMEYLHQANAVAAGKPVPDQITAAGKHVVIIGGGDTGSDCLGTALRQGAASVTTLAIGKRPPTERPEHQPWPTDPVLFEVSSSHEEGGERSYLASTVAFLGGDGDAEGQVRALRLATTEYLPDGRRVPTPGTERDIPADLVLVAMGFTGPETDTLSGQTGLELTERGLVRRGDDFATSVPGVFVAGDAGRGQSLVVWAIAEGRAAAAAVDAYLSGTSELPAPVSASTVALRP; from the coding sequence GTGGCTGACCCCCGCGGGTTCCTGAAGGTGCGGGAGCGCGAGCTCCCGCCGAACCGCCCGGTCGAGGTGCGTCTGCGCGACTGGAAGGACGTGCACGCCCACCTGCAGGAGGGCCAGCCGTACCTCAAGGAGCAGGCGGGTCGCTGCATGGACTGCGGCATCCCGTTCTGCCACAACGGCTGCCCGCTGGGGAACCTCATCCCCGAGTGGAACGACCTGGTGTGGCGCGGGCAGTGGTCCGACGCCATCGACCGCCTGCACGCGACGAACAACTTCCCCGAGTTCACGGGGCGGATCTGCCCGGCGCCGTGCGAGTCGAGCTGCGTGCTCGGCATCAACCAGCCGCCGGTCACGATCAAGAACGTCGAGGTCTCGATCATCGACGAGGCGTTCGACCGCGGGCTCGTGACGCCGCAGGTGCCGCAGCGCCTCACCGGGCACACCGTGGCCGTGGTCGGCTCGGGCCCGGCGGGCCTCGCCGCCGCGCAGCAGCTCACACGCGCGGGCCACACCGTCGCGGTGTACGAGCGGGACGACGAGATCGGCGGCCTGCTGCGCTACGGCGTGCCGGACTTCAAGCTCGAGAAGGTGCACATCGACCGGCGCCTGGAGCAGATGCGCGCCGAGGGCACCCGGTTCCGACCGGGTGTCGCGGTGGGCACCGACGTGACCTGGGTGCAGCTGCAGGCGCGCTACGACGCGATCGTCGTGGCGACGGGTGCCACCGTGCCGCGTGCGCTGCGCGTGCCGGGCGCCGACCTGGCCGGGGTCCACCCGGCGATGGAGTACCTGCACCAGGCCAACGCCGTCGCGGCCGGCAAGCCGGTGCCGGACCAGATCACCGCGGCCGGCAAGCACGTTGTCATCATCGGCGGCGGCGACACCGGCTCGGACTGCCTGGGCACGGCGCTGCGCCAGGGTGCGGCGTCGGTGACGACGCTCGCGATCGGCAAGCGTCCCCCCACGGAGCGCCCCGAGCACCAGCCGTGGCCCACCGACCCCGTGCTGTTCGAGGTCTCGTCCTCGCACGAGGAGGGCGGCGAGCGGTCGTACCTCGCGTCGACGGTCGCGTTCCTCGGCGGAGACGGTGACGCGGAGGGCCAGGTGCGCGCGCTGCGCCTGGCCACGACCGAGTACCTGCCCGACGGGCGCCGTGTGCCCACCCCGGGCACCGAGCGGGACATCCCGGCGGACCTCGTGCTCGTCGCGATGGGCTTCACCGGCCCGGAGACGGACACGCTCAGCGGCCAGACGGGCCTCGAGCTCACCGAGCGCGGGCTCGTGCGTCGCGGCGACGACTTCGCCACGTCCGTGCCGGGCGTGTTCGTCGCCGGTGACGCCGGTCGCGGGCAGTCGCTCGTGGTCTGGGCGATCGCCGAGGGCCGGGCCGCCGCGGCGGCCGTGGACGCCTACCTGTCGGGCACCTCGGAGCTCCCCGCGCCGGTCTCGGCGAGCACCGTCGCGCTGCGCCCCTGA
- a CDS encoding ABC transporter permease subunit translates to MSPADTAVRAPDVAPAHVRGAFGRLLRAELRLVLGRRRNIVLLVGLALVPLLLGLVLWFTQDTALGGQGPGFVARVTGNGLFLVVAALFLCLPFLLPLTIGIASGDAIAGEAATGTLRYLLVVPVDRTRLLVVKAAGALAFAAAAVLAIALVGLVAGWALFGVGEVTLLSGTTVPVADGVLRVAGIVAYVGLSMTGLVAVGLFFSTLTEVPVGAMAATVVVAVVSAVLDTLPQLAAIRPGLLTHHWFDFAELLRLSPDPGVLAQGMYVQAAWVVVFGSLAWARFTTADVTS, encoded by the coding sequence ATGTCGCCCGCTGACACCGCCGTGCGCGCACCGGACGTCGCGCCCGCGCACGTGCGGGGCGCGTTCGGACGCCTCCTGCGCGCCGAGCTGCGCCTCGTGCTGGGCCGGCGCCGGAACATCGTGCTGCTCGTGGGGCTCGCCCTCGTGCCGCTCCTGCTGGGCCTCGTGCTGTGGTTCACGCAGGACACCGCGCTCGGCGGCCAGGGCCCCGGGTTCGTCGCCCGCGTCACCGGCAACGGCCTGTTCCTCGTCGTGGCGGCGCTGTTCCTGTGCCTGCCGTTCCTGCTGCCCCTGACCATCGGGATCGCGTCCGGCGACGCGATCGCCGGCGAGGCGGCCACCGGGACGTTGCGCTACCTGCTCGTGGTGCCCGTCGACCGGACGCGGCTGCTCGTCGTCAAGGCCGCCGGCGCCCTCGCCTTCGCGGCGGCGGCCGTCCTGGCCATCGCCCTGGTGGGGCTGGTCGCCGGCTGGGCGCTGTTCGGCGTCGGCGAGGTGACCCTGCTCTCGGGCACCACCGTGCCCGTCGCCGACGGCGTCCTGCGCGTCGCGGGGATCGTCGCCTACGTCGGGCTGTCGATGACGGGGCTCGTCGCGGTGGGGCTGTTCTTCTCCACGCTCACCGAGGTCCCCGTGGGCGCCATGGCCGCGACGGTCGTCGTCGCGGTCGTGTCCGCCGTGCTCGACACGCTCCCGCAGCTCGCGGCGATCCGGCCGGGGCTGCTCACGCACCACTGGTTCGACTTCGCCGAGCTCCTGCGCCTGTCCCCCGACCCCGGGGTGCTCGCGCAGGGCATGTACGTCCAGGCGGCGTGGGTGGTGGTCTTCGGGTCGCTGGCGTGGGCACGGTTCACCACCGCCGACGTCACGTCCTGA
- the gltB gene encoding glutamate synthase large subunit, which yields MSTSPAGPGALAAPARHALYDPAAEHDACGFAFVATLRGTPGRDIVDAGLTALLNLDHRGAVGAEEDSGDGAGILTQIPDAFLRDVVDAELPPVGRYAIGMAFLPHGGDEQRRVVRAVEAIAAEEKLDVLAWRDVTVTADLVGPTARASMPVFRQLVVADPSRELAGVELDRRAFRLRKRAEREVGLYFASLSSRTLAYKGMLTTGQLEPFFTDLSDPRYASELALVHSRFSTNTFPSWELAQPFRMIAHNGEINTVRGNRNWMAARQGTLASEALGDLTPLMPVCTPGASDSGSFDEVLELLHLAGRSLPHAVMMMIPEAWENHAQMDPARRAFYQYHSTLIEPWDGPAAMTFTDGTLVGSVQDRNGLRPGRYWVTEDGLVVCASEAGVLDIDPATVVAKGRLEPGRMFLVDTGSGRIVEDEEIKSQLAAQRPYAEWVEQNAVFLEQLPEREHIAHSSASVRRRQRAFGYTEEELKILLTPMGGTGAEPLGAMGSDTPVAVLSQRPRMLFDYFTQMFAQVTNPPLDAIREELVTSIGGAIGPEPNLLVDGPEHARKLMLPFPVIDNDQLAKIVHVAKEPSLGFRATTIRGLYRVDGGGAALEKRLEEIFAEVDRAVADGVSFLVLSDRHSDADLAPIPSLLLLSAVHHHTLRRHTRTQISLVVEAGDVREVHHVALLIGYGAAAVNPYLAMETVEELARSGYLPDVAPEKAVANLIKALGKGVLKVMSKMGISTIASYRGAQVFEAVGLSHALVDRYFTGTTSRLGGIGLDVIAAEVAARHADAYPASGNRQAHQRLAVGGEYQWRRGGEEHLFDPETVFRLQHSTRTRQMDVFREYTARVDEQSERLMTLRGLLRFQEGRRAPVPIDEVEPVSEIVKRFSTGAMSYGSISAEAHETLAIAMNELGAKSNTGEGGEDPERLHDPRRRSAIKQIASGRFGVTSEYLTNADDIQIKLAQGAKPGEGGQLPGHKVYPWVAKTRHSTPGVGLISPPPHHDIYSIEDLAQLIHDAKNANPSARIHTKLVSEFGVGTVAAGVAKAHSDVVLISGHDGGTGASPLTSLKHAGTPWEIGLAETQQTLVLNDLRDRVVVQVDGQLKTGRDVVVGALLGAEEFGFATAPLVVSGCVMMRVCHLDTCPVGVATQNPELRARFNGRPEFVVTFFEFIAQEVREILASLGFRSLQEAVGRVEMLDTRPAIDHWKAEGLDLAPVLAQPQPKPGSALHHVKDQDHGLARALDNQLVHLAEPALERGEPVRIDLPVRNVNRTVGTMLGHHVTKRYGGAGLPDDTIDVTLTGSAGQSFGAFLPRGVTLRLFGDANDYVGKGLSGGRIVVRPDRSSVLSSDRNVIAGNVIGYGATGGEIFLRGLAGERFGVRNSGATLLVEGVGDHACEYMTGGTVVVLGRTGRNFGAGMSGGTAYVLDLRPALVNTDAVRTGEISLDPLDDEDAALVADLLRRHAEETGSPVARQLLEDPAATRARFTRLLPTEYARVRRALAQAEADGLDPTAPGVWNQILEVARG from the coding sequence ATGTCGACGTCGCCCGCAGGCCCCGGTGCCCTCGCGGCTCCCGCGCGCCATGCCCTCTACGACCCTGCCGCCGAGCACGACGCGTGCGGTTTCGCCTTCGTGGCGACCCTGCGCGGGACGCCCGGCCGGGACATCGTGGACGCCGGCCTGACGGCGCTGCTCAACCTCGACCACCGCGGTGCGGTGGGCGCGGAGGAGGACAGCGGCGACGGTGCCGGAATCCTCACCCAGATCCCCGACGCGTTCCTGCGCGACGTCGTCGACGCCGAGCTGCCGCCCGTCGGCCGCTACGCGATCGGCATGGCGTTCCTCCCGCACGGCGGGGACGAGCAGCGTCGCGTCGTGCGAGCGGTCGAGGCGATCGCCGCCGAGGAGAAGCTCGACGTGCTCGCGTGGCGCGACGTCACCGTCACGGCGGACCTCGTGGGCCCCACGGCCCGGGCGTCCATGCCGGTGTTCCGCCAGCTCGTGGTGGCCGACCCGTCCCGCGAGCTCGCGGGCGTCGAGCTGGACCGCCGCGCGTTCCGCCTGCGCAAGCGCGCCGAGCGCGAGGTCGGCCTCTACTTCGCGTCGCTGTCGTCGCGCACCCTGGCCTACAAGGGCATGCTCACCACGGGGCAGCTCGAGCCGTTCTTCACCGACCTGTCGGACCCGCGCTACGCCTCCGAGCTGGCGCTCGTCCACTCGCGGTTCTCGACCAACACGTTCCCCTCGTGGGAGCTGGCGCAGCCGTTCCGCATGATCGCGCACAACGGCGAGATCAACACGGTCCGCGGCAACCGCAACTGGATGGCGGCCCGGCAGGGCACGCTCGCCAGCGAGGCGCTCGGCGACCTGACCCCGCTCATGCCGGTGTGCACGCCCGGGGCGTCGGACTCGGGCAGCTTCGACGAGGTGCTCGAGCTGCTGCACCTGGCGGGGCGGTCGCTGCCGCACGCCGTGATGATGATGATCCCGGAGGCGTGGGAGAACCACGCCCAGATGGACCCGGCGCGCCGCGCCTTCTACCAGTACCACTCGACGCTGATCGAGCCGTGGGACGGCCCCGCGGCCATGACGTTCACCGACGGGACCCTCGTCGGGTCCGTCCAGGACCGCAACGGGCTGCGCCCCGGCCGGTACTGGGTGACGGAGGACGGCCTGGTCGTCTGCGCGAGCGAGGCGGGCGTGCTCGACATCGATCCCGCCACGGTCGTGGCCAAGGGTCGCCTGGAGCCGGGCCGCATGTTCCTCGTCGACACCGGCAGCGGCCGGATCGTCGAGGACGAGGAGATCAAGTCCCAGCTCGCCGCGCAGCGCCCGTACGCCGAGTGGGTCGAGCAGAACGCCGTGTTCCTCGAGCAGCTGCCCGAGCGCGAGCACATCGCGCACTCCTCGGCCTCGGTCCGTCGGCGCCAGCGCGCCTTCGGGTACACCGAGGAGGAGCTGAAGATCCTCCTGACGCCCATGGGCGGGACGGGCGCCGAGCCGCTCGGAGCGATGGGCTCCGACACCCCGGTGGCGGTGCTCTCGCAGCGCCCCCGCATGCTGTTCGACTACTTCACGCAGATGTTCGCGCAGGTGACGAACCCGCCGCTGGACGCGATCCGCGAGGAGCTCGTCACCTCGATCGGCGGGGCGATCGGACCGGAGCCGAACCTGCTCGTCGACGGTCCGGAGCACGCGCGCAAGCTCATGCTGCCGTTCCCGGTGATCGACAACGACCAGCTCGCGAAGATCGTGCACGTGGCCAAGGAGCCCTCGCTGGGCTTCCGTGCGACGACGATCCGCGGCCTGTACCGCGTCGACGGCGGGGGAGCGGCGCTGGAGAAGCGCCTCGAGGAGATCTTCGCCGAGGTCGACCGCGCCGTCGCCGACGGCGTGAGCTTCCTCGTGCTGTCCGACCGCCACTCCGACGCCGACCTTGCGCCGATCCCGTCGCTGCTGCTGCTGTCGGCCGTGCACCACCACACCCTGCGTCGGCACACGCGCACGCAGATCTCGCTGGTCGTCGAGGCCGGTGACGTGCGCGAGGTCCACCACGTCGCGCTGCTCATCGGCTACGGCGCGGCCGCCGTCAACCCGTACCTGGCCATGGAGACCGTGGAGGAGCTCGCGCGCAGCGGGTACCTGCCCGACGTCGCGCCCGAGAAGGCGGTCGCCAACCTCATCAAGGCGCTCGGCAAGGGCGTGCTGAAGGTCATGTCCAAGATGGGCATCTCGACGATCGCGTCGTACCGCGGTGCGCAGGTCTTCGAGGCCGTGGGGCTGTCGCACGCGCTCGTCGACCGCTACTTCACGGGCACGACGAGCCGTCTCGGCGGCATCGGGCTCGACGTCATCGCGGCCGAGGTCGCGGCGCGGCACGCCGACGCGTACCCGGCCAGCGGCAACCGTCAGGCCCACCAGCGCCTCGCCGTGGGCGGGGAGTACCAGTGGCGCCGCGGGGGCGAGGAGCACCTGTTCGACCCCGAGACGGTGTTCCGGCTGCAGCACTCGACGCGGACGCGGCAGATGGACGTCTTCCGGGAGTACACGGCCCGCGTCGACGAGCAGTCCGAGCGCCTGATGACGCTGCGCGGCCTGCTGCGGTTCCAGGAGGGTCGGCGCGCACCCGTCCCGATCGACGAGGTCGAGCCGGTCAGCGAGATCGTCAAGCGGTTCAGCACCGGTGCGATGTCGTACGGGTCGATCTCCGCGGAGGCGCACGAGACCCTCGCGATCGCCATGAACGAGCTCGGTGCCAAGTCGAACACCGGCGAGGGCGGCGAGGACCCCGAGCGCCTGCACGACCCGCGCCGGCGGTCCGCGATCAAGCAGATCGCGTCGGGCCGCTTCGGCGTCACGAGCGAGTACCTGACCAACGCCGACGACATCCAGATCAAGCTCGCGCAGGGCGCCAAGCCCGGTGAGGGCGGGCAGCTGCCCGGGCACAAGGTGTACCCGTGGGTCGCCAAGACCCGGCACTCGACGCCCGGCGTGGGGCTCATCTCGCCGCCGCCGCACCACGACATCTACTCCATCGAGGACCTCGCGCAGCTCATCCACGACGCGAAGAACGCGAACCCGTCGGCGCGCATCCACACCAAGCTCGTCAGCGAGTTCGGGGTCGGCACCGTCGCGGCGGGCGTGGCCAAGGCGCACTCGGACGTCGTGCTCATCTCGGGCCACGACGGCGGCACGGGCGCGAGCCCGCTGACGTCGCTCAAGCACGCCGGCACGCCGTGGGAGATCGGGCTCGCCGAGACGCAGCAGACGCTGGTGCTCAACGACCTGCGCGACCGTGTCGTCGTCCAGGTCGACGGTCAGCTCAAGACCGGCCGTGACGTCGTCGTCGGCGCGCTGCTCGGCGCCGAGGAGTTCGGGTTCGCGACGGCGCCGCTCGTGGTCTCGGGCTGCGTCATGATGCGCGTCTGCCACCTGGACACCTGCCCCGTGGGCGTCGCGACGCAGAATCCCGAGCTGCGGGCCCGCTTCAACGGCCGGCCGGAGTTCGTCGTCACGTTCTTCGAGTTCATCGCCCAGGAGGTGCGCGAGATCCTCGCGAGCCTCGGGTTCCGCTCGCTCCAGGAGGCCGTGGGGCGGGTCGAGATGCTCGACACCCGGCCGGCGATCGACCACTGGAAGGCCGAGGGCCTGGACCTCGCGCCGGTGCTCGCCCAGCCGCAGCCCAAGCCCGGCTCGGCGCTGCACCACGTGAAGGACCAGGACCACGGCCTGGCGCGCGCGCTGGACAACCAGCTCGTGCACCTCGCCGAGCCGGCGCTCGAGCGGGGCGAGCCCGTCCGCATCGACCTGCCCGTGCGGAACGTCAACCGCACGGTCGGCACGATGCTCGGTCACCACGTGACCAAGCGGTACGGCGGTGCCGGGCTGCCCGACGACACCATCGACGTGACCCTGACGGGCTCGGCGGGCCAGTCGTTCGGCGCGTTCCTGCCCCGCGGGGTCACCCTGCGTCTTTTCGGCGACGCCAACGACTACGTCGGGAAGGGCCTGTCCGGCGGGCGCATCGTGGTGCGGCCCGACCGCAGCTCGGTGCTGTCCAGCGACCGCAACGTCATCGCCGGCAACGTCATCGGCTACGGCGCGACCGGCGGGGAGATCTTCCTCCGGGGCCTGGCGGGCGAGCGGTTCGGCGTGCGCAACTCCGGGGCGACCCTCCTCGTCGAGGGCGTCGGCGACCATGCCTGCGAGTACATGACCGGCGGGACCGTGGTGGTCCTGGGCCGCACGGGCCGCAACTTCGGCGCCGGCATGTCGGGCGGCACCGCGTACGTGCTCGACCTGCGCCCGGCGCTGGTCAACACCGACGCGGTGCGCACCGGGGAGATCTCGCTCGACCCGCTGGACGACGAGGACGCCGCGCTGGTGGCGGACCTGCTGCGGCGGCACGCCGAGGAGACGGGCTCGCCGGTGGCGCGCCAGCTCCTCGAGGACCCCGCCGCCACGCGGGCGCGGTTCACGCGCCTGCTCCCGACCGAGTACGCCCGGGTGCGTCGCGCCCTGGCTCAGGCCGAGGCCGACGGTCTCGACCCGACCGCTCCCGGCGTGTGGAACCAGATCCTGGAGGTGGCACGTGGCTGA